The DNA window TTCACTAAAAATCCTATCCAAATTAAAATTGCTGAATTAGCTGGTGAATTCCTTGACCAAGCTGGCATCATTAAAGATGGTTTCGTATTCCAATTGGGCGCTGGTGGTGCTCCATTGACTGTGGCGAAATTTATCGCTGAAAAACTTCGCAAACGCGGTGAAGTAGGTGGCTTCGCTATCGGTGGTGCTACTGGTATCTTGACTGGTATGCTTGAAGAAGGTTTGATTCGTGCAATTTACGATACTCAAACATTCGATACAACTGCAGCAGCTTCTTTAGATAAAAACCCTGCACACATCGAAATGTCCGCTTCCATGTATGCTAACCCATGGACTGACTGCACTACAAACTACCTAGACGTAGTATTCCTTGGTGCTACTGAAATCGACCTTGATTTCAACGTAAACGTAATGACTGACTCTAACGGTGTATTGATGGGCGCTTCTGGCGGTCACTCCGATACAGCAGCAGGTGCTAAATGTACAGTTATTACTTGTCCATTGATCCGTGGTCGTTTGCCAATGATCCGTGACAAAGTTGCAACTGTAATTACACCAGGCTCCTCTGTTGACGTACTCGTTACTGAATACGGTATCGCAATCAACCCAGCTCGTACTGATTTGATTGAACGCTTCAAAGATAGCAACTTGCCTATCTTCACAATTGAAGAATTACAACAATTAGCATTTGATTTAGTAGGTAAACCACAAGATATCCCTGTATCTGATAAAGACGAAGATATCATCGCAATCGTAGAATATCGCGATGGCTCTATCATCGACGTGGTTCGTAAACCTCTATAATTGAGTAGTGCTGAAAGTCCGGGGAATCCGGAACAGTTCCGCCATCGGCTTATCATCCTATGCTGATTAGATAATATAAAGACCCTATCCATTGTCCTTGGACTCATGGATAGGGTCTTTTGATGTTTATATAATGCTTTGGTACTAGCTAAAAAAATATTCACAAAATCTGATGTGGCAAAAATAGTACATGGATATAGTTATACTTTTACTATAAGAAGATTGGAGATCTTTAGGAGGTAGTTTCTATGTACCGTTGTATTGCTAAGTTAGAGATTGACCTGGAGGGGTTAGGTGAATTTTATAGTGATGTAGGCGAACTAACTATGTATCAAATAATATCAGCTTGGTTACAGGATGATTTAGATGGACCTAATCCTGAAAATACAGTTTTTGGTGTATCAGAGTATGCCTTAGACTGGATGGCTGTGTTGCCTGGAGATATTTCTTATCGCAATCTATTTGATATGGGGAGTTGTAAACTTGGTAATCGTTCTGAAAGTATTGATTATTTATATGCGCAATTTTTACAAACATTAGAAAGTATGAAACGATTTGAACCTGAATATAAATCCTTATGCTTGGATTATATAAACGTGATGCCACAGCATATAGAGATAACTCTAACCTGCTGTAAAAATGTAGACTTTTTATTATTATTAAAACGTTGGTTACGTAGTTGTAGTACTTATAAACATCCGATATACTATAAAGTGAAAGATGTGTATTATGTGAAATTTAAAGGAGTGTCAAATGGGGAATGTATGGAGATTACAAACAAAAACAGATAGTAAAGATGGTAAAAAAATATCTACTTATTGTAAAGAAGAATCTATTGCAGCTGTAGGGTGGAGTATCAATGATGATCAAATAAAAGAGTATAATGCAGAAGCTTTTGATAAAATTCAATCTATCAGAGCTAGTATTCAATCTAAAGATATTTATTATAAGGTTCTTGAAGAGTATAATTTATTCAATATTAAACCTGGTAAGAAGATAGTTGCTGTAGAAACTATAAAACGAGTGAAGCCAGGGGACTATATTTGGATGCGTGATAATGGTATTTATTATCTAGGGCGTGTAAACGAAAACTCTAATTTTATGTATAATTGTGACAAGGATGCATTAGATTTTGATGCAGCTAATCAAATTACAGGAGTTAAGTGGGAACGGATTGGTGATGAAAGCCAGGTGCCAGGAGCAGTCGCAACAGCCTTTATTCGAGGGCGAACTATACAACGTATAAATAAAGACTATATGTTTGAATATGCTGAATATGCATTTGGGGGAAAACCATTAGTATTAGAGCATTCAAATAGAGAGTTTTTACAACAATTGTTTTATGATTGTTTATCTCCAAATGATTGTGAGGATT is part of the Veillonella sp. genome and encodes:
- the citF gene encoding citrate lyase subunit alpha: MLNKVGRDIPTNIPALEGREVYQGEFAIEPKAHRAGKPVHMSRVGTNKVLASIDEAIEKAGVKDGMTLSFHHHLRNGDYVMKMVMERVQAKGIKDITIASSSLSPCHEFLVEMIQDGTVTAIETSGLRDRLGKFLTQNPGVLKRPVVIRSHGGRARAIESGEVHIDVAFMAAPTADPRGNATGRMGKSACGALGYAKVDSHYADTTVIITDNLVDYVHNYAIPQTDVDYVVEVESIGDPEGIASGAVGFTKNPIQIKIAELAGEFLDQAGIIKDGFVFQLGAGGAPLTVAKFIAEKLRKRGEVGGFAIGGATGILTGMLEEGLIRAIYDTQTFDTTAAASLDKNPAHIEMSASMYANPWTDCTTNYLDVVFLGATEIDLDFNVNVMTDSNGVLMGASGGHSDTAAGAKCTVITCPLIRGRLPMIRDKVATVITPGSSVDVLVTEYGIAINPARTDLIERFKDSNLPIFTIEELQQLAFDLVGKPQDIPVSDKDEDIIAIVEYRDGSIIDVVRKPL